One region of Hoeflea sp. 108 genomic DNA includes:
- a CDS encoding pyridoxamine 5'-phosphate oxidase family protein, which yields MTDHPKRMILEFLRNHTLAVIATSHRNGTPEAATIDFTVRDNFEIVFSAFKETRKFGNLAERPGVAFVVGWDDNITVQYEGEATRVPAADIEQYQEIFLNSVPADRVFIERGAVMFKATPRWIRYSDFNKEPPELIEIQF from the coding sequence ATGACAGATCATCCGAAACGCATGATCCTTGAATTCCTGAGAAACCACACCTTGGCGGTCATTGCGACAAGCCATCGCAATGGAACGCCGGAGGCGGCTACGATCGATTTCACGGTGCGCGACAATTTTGAGATCGTGTTCAGCGCTTTCAAGGAGACGCGAAAGTTCGGCAATCTTGCGGAGCGTCCGGGCGTCGCGTTCGTAGTCGGATGGGACGACAATATCACGGTTCAATACGAGGGTGAGGCAACAAGGGTTCCTGCCGCGGATATCGAACAATACCAGGAGATTTTCCTCAACAGCGTTCCGGCCGACAGGGTGTTCATCGAGAGAGGAGCAGTGATGTTCAAAGCAACGCCGCGGTGGATTCGATATTCCGATTTCAACAAGGAGCCTCCCGAGTTGATCGAGATTCAATTCTGA
- a CDS encoding DUF982 domain-containing protein, whose amino-acid sequence MSNKTFAHTVLVKDEAHIIREIDCVETAIEFLDRWPHGRRGPIFGAAHRACLFAREGRVPVDVASNAFASFARSANILQHQSMSIEPWMVAPKGKGSLPV is encoded by the coding sequence ATGTCGAACAAGACTTTTGCCCACACAGTCCTGGTCAAGGACGAAGCCCACATCATCCGCGAGATCGACTGCGTCGAAACTGCCATCGAGTTTCTGGACCGTTGGCCGCACGGCAGACGCGGGCCGATCTTCGGTGCGGCCCACCGTGCCTGCCTGTTCGCCCGCGAAGGCCGCGTACCTGTCGATGTCGCAAGCAATGCGTTTGCGAGCTTCGCGCGCTCGGCCAATATCCTCCAGCACCAGTCGATGTCGATCGAGCCGTGGATGGTCGCGCCGAAGGGCAAAGGCAGCTTGCCGGTTTGA
- a CDS encoding DUF982 domain-containing protein produces MEIVPSILIKRPGVSFQEIRTVPEAVEFLEEWPLNARSPFWYLADNAMQAAINGSISVDEARDTFQTFCDEAGILRKQPFQA; encoded by the coding sequence ATGGAAATCGTTCCGTCGATACTGATCAAACGCCCGGGCGTCTCATTTCAGGAGATTCGCACTGTGCCCGAAGCTGTTGAATTCCTTGAGGAATGGCCGCTTAACGCGCGCAGCCCGTTCTGGTATCTGGCCGACAACGCCATGCAGGCGGCCATCAACGGCTCCATTTCGGTGGACGAGGCGCGCGACACGTTCCAGACCTTTTGCGACGAGGCTGGAATTCTGCGGAAGCAGCCCTTCCAAGCTTGA
- a CDS encoding DUF1236 domain-containing protein has product MVREYVKANPVVVERPSNFELVVGAIIPDILKPGALADNMLPHQYQYVEMDGRTVLIDPQTRKVVYIMN; this is encoded by the coding sequence GTGGTCCGCGAATACGTGAAGGCCAACCCAGTGGTCGTCGAACGTCCGTCCAACTTCGAACTGGTCGTGGGGGCTATCATTCCTGACATCCTCAAGCCAGGCGCCTTGGCCGATAACATGCTGCCACACCAGTACCAGTATGTGGAGATGGACGGCCGCACGGTCCTGATTGACCCGCAGACGCGCAAGGTCGTCTACATCATGAACTAG
- a CDS encoding MFS transporter, producing the protein MTDTHDPHLQADNSSSNGPSSRWPLVRWFASSATMSVPQAAGPVAFSLLALAMLGDAKGGAAIILAMTLAQVAGAIPITRLGRNLPSATFLRLLVGFRSIALAGIALCAYYQASFVWLVVLAALAGSVNGAAFGYLRSLLNHFTPASRLPRALGIASTLNELTFVLGPVVASGLGSISPVFALLAITALGAIPVLLVPQADMADVAEVSRADGSVLNPSILLWLCCAAAGASTVAAIEIGAVALAMQFGYEPALAILFTVPLCLASVAGGIWVSVRNRMASRRAVIVQLSVMTLGAALAAFGPSIVTTVVGAMLVGFVLAPLGTHYALVLDHLAPPRKRPEVFALLRTANATGVIFASAVMTVISLSGALFVVTGAMIAVTLLAGFAPVAAARLPGR; encoded by the coding sequence ATGACCGACACTCACGATCCTCATCTTCAGGCAGACAATTCCTCGAGCAACGGGCCCTCGAGCCGCTGGCCGCTCGTCCGCTGGTTTGCCTCGTCTGCAACCATGTCGGTGCCGCAAGCTGCCGGACCTGTGGCCTTTTCGCTGCTGGCACTGGCCATGCTCGGCGACGCCAAGGGCGGAGCCGCCATCATCCTGGCGATGACGCTGGCGCAGGTGGCCGGCGCAATTCCGATCACGCGACTGGGCAGGAACCTGCCGAGCGCCACCTTCCTCAGGCTGCTGGTGGGATTTCGCAGCATTGCCCTCGCCGGCATCGCGCTATGCGCCTACTATCAGGCCTCCTTCGTCTGGCTCGTGGTGCTGGCAGCGCTTGCCGGATCGGTGAACGGGGCCGCATTCGGCTATCTGAGGTCGCTGCTCAACCACTTCACGCCCGCCTCGCGCCTGCCGCGTGCCCTGGGCATCGCCTCCACGCTCAACGAGCTGACCTTCGTGCTGGGGCCTGTCGTGGCATCGGGCCTGGGCTCCATATCGCCGGTGTTCGCGCTGCTGGCGATCACCGCACTTGGCGCGATACCGGTCCTTCTGGTCCCGCAGGCAGACATGGCAGATGTCGCAGAGGTTTCGCGCGCCGACGGCTCCGTCTTGAACCCGTCCATATTGCTGTGGCTCTGCTGCGCTGCAGCCGGCGCCTCGACGGTTGCTGCCATCGAGATCGGCGCCGTCGCCCTGGCAATGCAGTTCGGCTACGAGCCGGCCCTCGCCATCCTCTTTACCGTGCCGCTGTGCCTGGCCTCGGTCGCCGGCGGAATCTGGGTGAGCGTCCGCAACCGGATGGCGAGCAGACGCGCCGTCATCGTCCAACTGTCGGTGATGACGCTGGGGGCGGCCCTTGCCGCGTTTGGGCCCTCCATCGTGACGACAGTGGTGGGAGCAATGCTCGTCGGTTTCGTGCTGGCGCCGCTTGGAACGCATTATGCCCTTGTGCTCGATCACCTGGCGCCGCCACGAAAGCGGCCCGAGGTCTTTGCCCTTTTGCGCACCGCAAACGCGACCGGCGTCATTTTCGCCAGTGCCGTCATGACGGTCATCTCGCTGTCCGGCGCCCTTTTCGTGGTCACCGGCGCGATGATCGCCGTGACGCTGCTGGCCGGGTTCGCGCCCGTGGCCGCAGCCCGGCTGCCTGGAAGATGA
- a CDS encoding autotransporter outer membrane beta-barrel domain-containing protein yields the protein MAVAPLALMLASAPALAQQVVVGGDVDPSDPAAINSNVDLEIGRTGTGSLTIQNGGTLTNRQGSVGSDIGGDGTVIVTGRDGAGNASTWTNTDFLYVGGQGTGTLDILDGGVVTDSGGYVGNDAGSTGSVTVSGQGSWWNNLGNVVIGQGGDGTLDVLAGGRVSSETGYIGASLDGVGVVTVSGVDGQGNASTWTQQNDLFIGDEGNGTLNVAHGGRVATNGRINIGNFGQGQIAISDGATVSGNDAIIGIGAYGEALLTSAGSWTLAEQLTVGLGAQGVLRIEDGARVTSNQGYVGANAGGDGSVTVTGVGSSWEMTRYNLTLGNYGVGAMTIEDGARVLARGGVSLGMSDAAASGTLDVLGTPGARGVLETSGILAGIGTAHVTLDGGIIRAIDDNETFFRNYGARQIVLGSAGGIIDTNGYDIGIAPEMTGAGGLTKDGLGTLTLNGVNSYAGDTTVASGVLAAGAANVFSAGSAHMVLSGGTLALDGFDQLVASLNNAGRVTLGRVPGTTLTVAGDYTGNGGALEIATELGSDNSPTDLVVITGNSILGSGTTLVSVIDVGGAGGATTADGIRIIKVDGISDAGAFALAGPAIAGAWRYDLYQNGIADPADGDWYLRSSGLAPTLPVYETYPQVLLGMVELPTLKQRVGARYWTELDGAAPGNAAPSAIWARIEGAHGRVKSGGATSGDAGFDTNGLLLQAGLDGQLASNAQGMWIGGLTAQYGRASADIFSGLGEGANATTSYGFGATLSWYGESGFYVDGQAQIATLRSDLDAAGIGRVGDGIHGSGYSLSLEAGRKIALGDGWSLTPQAQLAWSSVDFDSFTDRFGAVVSLKDGDSLKGRLGIAADYELGAGKHVYGVGNLTYAFVDGTAVAVSGVDVALRPQRLGAELGFGGSYGWAGGKYALHGEALAATSFEGSHSLKGTVGFTMGF from the coding sequence ATGGCCGTGGCGCCTTTGGCCCTGATGCTGGCCAGCGCGCCAGCGCTGGCCCAGCAGGTGGTCGTGGGGGGCGATGTCGACCCTTCGGATCCCGCAGCCATCAACAGCAATGTGGATCTGGAGATCGGCCGCACCGGCACCGGCAGCTTGACCATCCAGAACGGCGGCACGCTGACCAACAGGCAGGGCTCGGTCGGCAGCGATATCGGCGGCGATGGCACAGTCATCGTCACCGGGCGCGACGGGGCAGGCAACGCCTCCACCTGGACCAACACGGATTTTCTCTATGTCGGCGGCCAGGGCACCGGCACCCTCGACATTCTCGATGGCGGGGTGGTGACGGATAGCGGCGGTTATGTCGGAAATGACGCCGGCAGCACCGGTTCGGTGACGGTTTCCGGCCAGGGCTCATGGTGGAACAATCTTGGCAACGTCGTCATCGGGCAGGGCGGCGATGGAACGCTCGATGTCCTTGCCGGCGGGCGCGTCAGCAGCGAGACCGGCTATATCGGCGCCAGCCTCGATGGCGTCGGCGTCGTCACCGTGTCGGGCGTCGATGGACAGGGCAATGCCTCGACCTGGACCCAGCAGAACGACCTTTTCATCGGCGACGAGGGGAACGGCACATTGAACGTTGCCCATGGCGGCCGGGTCGCGACCAACGGCCGGATCAACATCGGCAATTTCGGTCAGGGCCAGATCGCCATCTCGGACGGCGCCACTGTGTCGGGCAACGACGCGATCATCGGCATCGGCGCATATGGAGAGGCGCTGCTGACATCGGCCGGGTCGTGGACCTTGGCCGAGCAGCTTACGGTCGGCCTGGGCGCCCAGGGCGTCCTGCGGATCGAGGACGGCGCCCGCGTGACCAGCAACCAGGGCTATGTGGGCGCCAATGCCGGCGGCGACGGCAGCGTCACGGTGACGGGGGTGGGGTCGAGCTGGGAGATGACCCGCTACAATCTCACCCTGGGCAATTACGGCGTCGGCGCCATGACCATCGAAGACGGCGCCCGGGTTCTTGCGCGCGGCGGTGTCTCTCTCGGCATGTCGGACGCGGCGGCAAGCGGCACGCTCGATGTGCTGGGCACCCCAGGCGCCCGCGGGGTTCTGGAAACCAGCGGGATCCTGGCAGGCATCGGCACGGCGCATGTCACCCTCGATGGCGGCATCATTCGCGCCATCGACGACAACGAGACCTTCTTCCGCAACTATGGCGCTCGGCAGATCGTCCTCGGCAGCGCCGGCGGCATCATCGATACCAATGGCTACGATATCGGCATCGCCCCCGAAATGACCGGCGCGGGCGGCCTGACCAAGGATGGTCTGGGGACGCTGACCCTGAACGGCGTCAACAGCTATGCCGGCGACACGACCGTGGCATCGGGGGTGCTGGCCGCGGGGGCTGCGAACGTCTTCAGCGCCGGGTCGGCGCATATGGTTCTGAGTGGCGGCACGCTTGCGCTCGACGGCTTCGATCAGCTTGTCGCGTCGCTGAACAATGCCGGCCGCGTGACGCTCGGCCGCGTTCCCGGCACTACGCTGACGGTGGCCGGCGACTATACCGGCAATGGCGGCGCGCTCGAGATCGCGACCGAACTCGGCAGCGACAACTCGCCGACGGACCTGGTCGTCATCACCGGCAACAGCATTCTCGGCAGCGGCACCACGCTGGTCAGCGTCATCGATGTCGGCGGCGCCGGCGGGGCGACCACCGCCGACGGCATCCGCATCATCAAGGTCGATGGCATCTCCGATGCCGGCGCCTTTGCGCTTGCCGGACCGGCCATTGCGGGCGCCTGGCGCTACGACCTTTACCAGAATGGCATTGCCGACCCCGCCGACGGCGACTGGTATCTGCGCTCGTCGGGCCTGGCGCCTACCTTGCCTGTCTACGAGACCTATCCGCAGGTGCTGCTCGGCATGGTCGAGCTGCCCACCCTCAAGCAGCGCGTCGGCGCTCGCTACTGGACAGAGCTGGACGGCGCCGCGCCGGGCAATGCCGCTCCAAGCGCCATCTGGGCGCGCATTGAGGGCGCGCATGGCCGCGTCAAATCAGGCGGGGCGACCAGCGGCGACGCCGGCTTCGACACCAATGGCTTGCTGCTGCAGGCTGGCCTCGACGGCCAACTGGCAAGCAATGCCCAGGGCATGTGGATAGGCGGGCTGACCGCGCAATATGGCCGCGCCAGCGCCGACATCTTCTCGGGCCTCGGCGAGGGGGCCAACGCCACGACCAGCTATGGTTTCGGCGCGACGCTGAGCTGGTATGGCGAGAGCGGATTCTATGTCGACGGCCAGGCGCAGATCGCCACCTTGCGCAGCGACCTGGATGCCGCCGGCATCGGCAGGGTCGGCGACGGCATTCACGGCAGCGGCTATTCGCTCAGCCTTGAGGCCGGCCGGAAAATCGCGCTTGGTGACGGCTGGTCGCTGACGCCGCAGGCGCAGCTTGCCTGGTCGTCCGTCGACTTCGACAGCTTCACCGACCGCTTCGGCGCTGTCGTCTCGCTGAAGGACGGCGACAGCCTGAAGGGCCGGCTCGGCATCGCCGCCGATTACGAACTCGGCGCCGGCAAACATGTCTACGGCGTCGGCAATCTGACCTACGCGTTTGTCGACGGCACGGCGGTGGCGGTGTCGGGCGTCGACGTGGCGCTCAGGCCGCAGCGCCTCGGTGCCGAGCTTGGCTTCGGCGGCAGCTATGGCTGGGCCGGCGGCAAATATGCCCTGCATGGCGAAGCGCTTGCCGCCACCAGCTTTGAGGGCAGCCACAGCCTCAAGGGCACCGTCGGTTTCACCATGGGCTTCTGA